The Zavarzinia compransoris genome has a window encoding:
- the cysT gene encoding sulfate ABC transporter permease subunit CysT: MARGISRLRAHSVIPGFGLTLGYTLIYLAVIVLIPLAALFLKAFEIGLGGIWTIATTPQVVAALKLSFGASFIAAVINGVFGLLLAWVLVRYEFPGKRVVDAIVDLPFALPTAVAGIVLATLYAKNGWIGALFGPETWVGGWFGPKGLLIAYTPLGVVVALTFVGLPFVVRTVQPVLEDFDAETEEAAASLGASRFATFSRVILPAILPSLVTGFTLAFARAVGEYGSVIFIAGNIPMVSEIAPLLIVTKLEEFNYAGAAAIAVVMLVISFALLLVINLLQRWNHARKQA; this comes from the coding sequence ATGGCGCGCGGCATTTCGCGGCTGCGGGCCCATAGCGTCATTCCCGGCTTCGGGCTGACGCTCGGCTATACGCTGATCTATCTCGCGGTGATCGTGCTCATCCCGCTGGCCGCCCTGTTTCTCAAGGCGTTCGAGATCGGCCTCGGCGGCATCTGGACCATTGCCACCACGCCGCAGGTGGTCGCCGCCCTGAAGCTGTCGTTCGGGGCGTCCTTCATCGCCGCCGTGATCAACGGGGTCTTCGGCCTGCTGCTCGCCTGGGTCCTGGTCCGCTACGAATTTCCGGGCAAGCGGGTGGTCGATGCCATCGTCGACCTGCCCTTCGCCCTGCCCACCGCGGTGGCCGGCATCGTGCTGGCGACGCTCTACGCCAAGAACGGCTGGATCGGCGCGCTGTTCGGGCCCGAGACCTGGGTCGGCGGCTGGTTCGGGCCGAAGGGCCTGCTGATCGCCTATACCCCGCTCGGCGTCGTCGTCGCGCTCACTTTCGTCGGCCTGCCCTTCGTCGTGCGCACGGTGCAGCCGGTGCTCGAGGATTTCGACGCCGAGACGGAAGAGGCGGCGGCCAGCCTCGGCGCCTCGCGCTTCGCCACCTTCTCGCGGGTGATCCTGCCGGCGATCCTGCCCTCGCTGGTCACCGGCTTCACCCTGGCCTTCGCCCGGGCGGTCGGGGAATACGGCTCGGTCATCTTCATCGCCGGCAATATCCCGATGGTGTCGGAAATCGCGCCGCTGCTGATCGTGACCAAGCTCGAGGAATTCAACTACGCGGGGGCTGCCGCGATCGCCGTGGTGATGCTGGTGATTTCCTTCGCGCTGCTGCTCGTCATCAACCTGCTCCAGCGCTGGAACCACGCGCGGAAGCAGGCCTGA
- the cysW gene encoding sulfate ABC transporter permease subunit CysW: MDGAPRSNDAVTESPFTRFGLSALGLFYLVLFLVLPLATVFIEAFAKGWGTYFSSLAERDALAAVRLTLTVAAIAVPLNIVFGLAASWAIAKYEFWGKSFLITLIDLPFSVSPVISGLVYVLLFGAQGYLGPWLAEHDLKVIFAVPGITLATIFVTFPFIARELIPLMQEQGTSEEEAALSLGASGWQTFWHVTLPNIRWGLLYGVLLCNARAMGEFGAVSVVSGHIRGLTNTMPLHVEILYNEYNFTASFAVASLLALLALLTLVVKALLEWRYGDELSSAKRH; this comes from the coding sequence ATGGATGGCGCACCCCGCAGCAACGACGCGGTGACCGAAAGCCCCTTCACCCGCTTCGGCCTCTCGGCCCTCGGCCTGTTCTACCTCGTGCTGTTCCTGGTCCTGCCGCTGGCGACCGTGTTCATCGAGGCGTTCGCCAAGGGCTGGGGCACCTATTTCTCGTCGCTGGCCGAGCGTGACGCCCTGGCCGCCGTGCGCCTGACCCTGACGGTCGCGGCCATCGCGGTGCCGCTGAACATCGTCTTCGGCCTGGCCGCGTCCTGGGCCATCGCGAAATACGAATTCTGGGGCAAGAGCTTCCTGATCACCCTGATCGACCTGCCGTTCTCGGTCTCGCCGGTCATCTCGGGCCTCGTCTACGTCCTGCTGTTCGGGGCCCAGGGCTATCTGGGGCCCTGGCTGGCGGAACACGACCTCAAGGTCATCTTCGCCGTGCCGGGCATCACGCTCGCCACCATCTTCGTGACCTTCCCCTTCATCGCCCGGGAACTCATTCCCCTGATGCAGGAACAGGGCACCTCGGAGGAAGAGGCGGCGCTTTCGCTCGGCGCTTCCGGCTGGCAGACCTTCTGGCATGTCACCCTGCCCAACATCCGCTGGGGCCTGCTCTACGGCGTCCTGCTGTGCAATGCCCGGGCGATGGGGGAATTCGGCGCGGTTTCGGTCGTCTCGGGTCACATCCGCGGCCTGACCAACACCATGCCGCTGCATGTCGAGATCCTCTACAACGAATATAATTTCACCGCCTCTTTCGCGGTGGCGTCGCTGCTTGCGCTGCTGGCGCTGCTCACCCTGGTCGTCAAGGCGCTGCTCGAATGGCGCTATGGCGACGAACTTTCCTCGGCGAAGCGCCACTGA
- a CDS encoding invasion associated locus B family protein: MFARLLFARLLFASLLFAAPALAEETKPDAETSTFGTWTMRCIAPAREDLPPCDILQTVTNRDNGQTIMQASFAYSPPQDKYAVQLVLPLGFLIPAGVLVRVEGGKDITDWPVTRCEAVGCLVERLLTAADFQEFRSHDKGMVVVLDPQGKPLALPLEFKGFAAALDAMTARNKAAHKPK; encoded by the coding sequence ATGTTCGCCCGCCTGCTGTTTGCCCGCCTGCTGTTCGCCAGCCTGCTGTTCGCCGCCCCCGCCCTGGCGGAAGAGACCAAGCCCGACGCCGAAACCAGCACCTTCGGCACCTGGACCATGCGCTGCATCGCCCCGGCGCGGGAAGACCTGCCGCCCTGCGACATCCTGCAGACCGTGACCAACCGGGACAACGGCCAGACCATCATGCAGGCATCCTTCGCCTATTCCCCGCCGCAGGACAAATATGCGGTGCAGCTGGTCCTGCCCCTCGGCTTTCTCATTCCCGCCGGCGTCCTGGTCCGGGTCGAGGGCGGCAAGGATATCACCGACTGGCCGGTGACCCGCTGCGAAGCCGTCGGCTGCCTGGTCGAGCGCCTGCTGACCGCGGCCGATTTCCAGGAATTCCGCAGCCACGACAAGGGCATGGTGGTCGTCCTCGATCCCCAGGGCAAGCCGCTGGCGCTGCCCCTCGAATTCAAGGGGTTCGCCGCGGCGCTGGATGCCATGACCGCGCGCAACAAGGCCGCCCACAAGCCGAAATGA